A single region of the Xiphophorus maculatus strain JP 163 A chromosome 3, X_maculatus-5.0-male, whole genome shotgun sequence genome encodes:
- the rcc1 gene encoding regulator of chromosome condensation, whose translation MSAKKTNNKRKTAASGEDVEQAKKMKVVVSHRSHCKEVGQVLVLGQGDVGQLGLGENITERRKPALVSLPEKMVQVVAGGMHTVCLGETGHVYTFGCNDEGALGRHTSEEGSETVPGKVMLNEKVVQVSAGDSHTAALTEDGSVYICGSFRDNNGVIGLLEPMKTCPVPVKIPLTEPVVKIASGNDHIVLLTLDGNLFTLGSAEQGQLGRVPEHFSNRGGRKGLERLLVPQMVKLNRKVRFTDAFCGAYFTFAVSKEGYVYGFGLSNYHQLGTQNTSMCFAPVKLTCFRNSTTAWVDFSGGQHHTLCLDAEGQVYSLGRAEYGRLGLGEGAEEKSEPTPVEGIEPAKGVSCGASVSYAVTREGSVYAWGMGTNLQLGTGEEEDEWSPVKMTGKQLENREVLLASSGGQHTALLVKDKQES comes from the exons ATGTCTgccaaaaagacaaacaacaagAGGAAGACTGCAGCCAGTGGTGAAGATGTGGAGCAGGCCAAGAAAATGAAAG TTGTGGTTTCACACAGGAGTCACTGTAAAGAGGTGGgccaggttctggttttggGCCAAGGTGATGTTGGACAGCTGGGCTTAGGTGAGAACATCACTGAGAGGAGGAAGCCAGCCCTGGTGTCTCTACCAGAGAAGATGGTGCAGGTGGTGGCCGGAGGCATGCACACAGTGTGTCTGGGTGAAACTGGTCAT gTCTACACGTTTGGCTGTAACGATGAGGGAGCTCTGGGTCGGCACACGTCAGAGGAAGGGTCCGAAACGGTTCCTGGGAAGGTGATGTTGAATGAGAAGGTGGTCCAGGTGTCTGCAGGGGACAGCCACACTGCTGCGCTCACAGAGGATGGATCGGTGTACATCTGCGGCTCATTCAGG GACAACAATGGTGTTATTGGTCTTCTGGAGCCCATGAAAACATGTCCCGTTCCTGTGAAAATTCCCCTTACAGAACCTGTTGTGAAAATTGCCTCAG GTAACGATCATATAGTGTTGCTGACGCTGGATGGAAACCTTTTCACGTTGGGCTCAGCGGAGCAGGGGCAGCTGGGGAGAGTAccagaacatttttcaaacagaGGAGGCAGGAAAGGCCTTG AACGACTGCTGGTCCCGCAGATGGTGAAACTTAATAGGAAAGTTCGCTTCACGGACGCCTTCTGTGGAGCGTATTTTACCTTTGCTGTTTCTAAAGAAGGATACGTTTATGGATTTGGCCTCTCAAACTACCATCAGCTGG GCACTCAAAACACCTCGATGTGTTTTGCCCCAGTAAAACTAACGTGCTTCAGGAACTCCACCACTGCCTGGGTGGATTTCTCTGGAGGACAACATCACACTCTCTGCCTCGATGCTGAAG GGCAGGTTTATAGTCTGGGCAGAGCCGAGTACGGCCGCCTCGGTCTTGGTGAAGGAGCTGAAGAGAAGAGTGAGCCGACTCCTGTGGAGGGCATAGAGCCGGCGAAAGGAGTGTCATGTGGAGCTTCTGTCAGCTACGCAGTTACCAGAGAAG GATCTGTGTATGCCTGGGGCATGGGAACCAACCTGCAGCTCGGcacaggagaggaggaagacgagtGGAGCCCAGTGAAGATGACAGGGAAGCAACTGGAAAATCGTGAAGTTCTCCTGGCCTCCAGTGGAGGGCAGCACACTGCCCTCCTGGTTAAAGATAAACAGGAGAGCTGA